The Vicia villosa cultivar HV-30 ecotype Madison, WI linkage group LG1, Vvil1.0, whole genome shotgun sequence genome includes a region encoding these proteins:
- the LOC131619490 gene encoding GDSL esterase/lipase At5g33370, whose protein sequence is MTNLRVFLITLFFVLFTITNVVPKKVEADATRAFFVFGDSLVDNGNNNYLATTARADSPPYGIDYPTHRPTGRFSNGVNLPDLMSLHMGFSEPTLPYLSPELTGQKLLLGANFASAGIGILNDTGVQFVGILRMFQQFSMFEQYKQRLSVEVGADEANRIVNGALVLITLGGNDFVNNYFLTPVSARSRQFTVPQFCTYVISEYRNILTRLVEVGARRVIVTGVGPLGCLPSQLATRSRNGECVNEIQQASQIFNPLLIEMTRDLNTKLGYDAFIVANAYQMNMNFITNPQNFGFVTSKVACCGQGRFNGVGLCTPMSSLCRNRDVYAFWDSFHPTQRALGFIVEAIFNGTSDLISPMNLSTIMAMDNNI, encoded by the exons ATGACAAACTTGAGAGTATttctcatcactctcttctttgTATTGTTCACCATCACTAATGTTGTTCCAAAGAAAGTTGAAGCTGATGCAACtcgtgctttctttgtttttggTGACTCACTTGTTGACAATGGCAACAATAATTATTTGGCAACCACGGCACGCGCCGATTCTCCTCCTTACGGCATTGATTATCCAACTCATCGTCCCACCGGCCGCTTCTCCAACGGCGTCAACCTCCCTGACCTTATGA GCCTGCATATGGGATTTTCTGAACCCACATTGCCATACTTGAGTCCTGAATTGACCGGACAAAAGCTATTACTTGGAGCCAATTTTGCTTCAGCAGGAATTGGAATCCTCAATGACACCGGCGTTCAATTT GTTGGAATATTAAGAATGTTTCAACAGTTTTCAATGTTTGAGCAGTACAAACAAAGATTGAGTGTAGAAGTAGGTGCTGATGAAGCAAATAGAATTGTGAATGGAGCATTGGTACTAATAACACTTGGTGGCAATGACTTTGTCAACAACTATTTTCTCACTCCAGTTTCCGCTAGGTCGCGTCAATTCACCGTGCCACAATTCTGCACCTATGTCATCTCCGAGTATCGAAATATTCTTACG AGGTTGGTTGAGGTGGGAGCTAGGAGGGTGATTGTGACAGGAGTTGGTCCATTAGGTTGTCTTCCATCTCAACTTGCTACAAGAAGCAGAAATGGAGAGTGTGTAAATGAAATACAACAAGCTTCTCAAATTTTCAATCCACTTTTAATCGAAATGACTAGAGATCTCAACACCAAACTTGGCTATGATGCGTTTATTGTTGCCAATGCTTATCAAATGAACATGAATTTCATCACCAACCCTCAAAACTTCG GTTTTGTTACATCAAAGGTAGCATGTTGTGGTCAAGGACGTTTCAATGGAGTGGGACTATGCACTCCTATGTCAAGCCTATGTCGAAATCGTGATGTGTATGCATTTTGGGACTCTTTTCATCCAACTCAACGTGCTTTGGGATTTATTGTTGAAGCTATCTTTAATGGAACCTCCGATTTAATTAGTCCTATGAACCTCAGCACCATAATGGCAATGGATAACAACATCTAG